A region of the Prochlorococcus marinus XMU1402 genome:
ACCAGACCTGCATCGCTGAAACGAAGGACCTTCCTCCCCTTGGTGCGGCGCCTAGATAAGTTTCCAAAAGACGCTCAAAGGTCAGGAGAGGTTTTTCGTAGTAAACGACCTCTTTGACGTCTGAAAGATCAATACCCTGCGATTTGAGGCAGTAAGAAACAGCATTCTTAGGGAAGCGTGAATCATGCTTTTTTCTAGAGAATCGTTCTTCTTGTGCTGCAGCAATTATTTCTCCATTTTTTATCAAAGCAGCAGCACTATCATGGTAATAACAAGACAAACCTATGATATAACTATCCATCAGAAATTTTCCAATTAACTAAATGACAATGTTATTAGAATACACAATTACCGGTTAATATTTCATTTCTATTATTAGTTAATGTTTAATTAATAATTTTACCCACCACAATCGCTTAGAACGGTCTCTCTGAGTACGTTATCTCTACTCACCATTTTTACTCCAGATATACATTTTACCCACCAATTTACCCACAAATTGGTTGACTTACTTTTGAACTTATGCGAAACTTTATGGACCTCATATTCTGGCATCTGTAGTCGTATCAGTAGATCTGAAACTTCAGCGAACTCTTATAAACTTCCACGAACCAAATAATCACGGAGAGGGAGGGATTCGAACCCTCGACAAAAGTTACCTCCTGTAACTCCTTAGCAGGGAGCCGCTTTCAACCACTCAGCCACCTCTCCAATTCTTATAGATTATCAATTTTTTTGCAAACATTCAAAATTTTTTAGTTAATCGAAATGTCTAATCAACTTGAACTCTCGGCAATCTATTTTTGAAAGAACAAAGAATTTCCCATGGAATAGTGTTAGATTCTCTTGCCCAATCAACAGGAGAAATTACTTTGTCTCCGTCAGATCCCAGTAATACCATTGTAGTACCAATATTTATTTCATTTGAACCTGTTATATCTACCATCATTTGATCCATAGTTATAGATCCAACCTGGGGATATAGTTTATTATTATGAATAACGTTTATCTTGCCTGAAAGATTTCTTGGAACTCCATCTGCATAACCAATACTTAATACAGCTAACTTAGTTTTTCTACTACTTACAAATTTTCCTCCGTAACTTACACTTACTCCTCGATCAATAATTCTTATAAAAGCTACTTTGACCTTCAAAAATAAAGCTGGTTTGAGCGATAAATTTTCATCTATTTTTGAAAGAGGACTATATCCATACATAGAAAGACCAACACGTACCATATCAAAATGAAAATCTTTTTTGATAAGCATGGCAGCAGAATTAGCTAAATGAATCTTGATATTGTGATTTTTATAAACGTAAATTTGCTTTAATAATTCCTGAAACTTGAATTTTTGTCGCTGAGCACTGCTTTTAGGATTTAATGAGTTATCTTCATCTGCAGAGGATAAATGACTATATATTCCCTCTATTATAATGTTTTCGAAAGATGTTATTTTTTCAAAATTTTGCACAAATTTATTACATTCAAATCCTAATCTTGACATCCCAGTATCAACTTTCAGATGTAAAGAAAATTTCAACCCAAAGTGTTTCCCAATATTATTACAAATTAAACACTCTCTCATACCACTAATAGTTGGCATAAGGTCATTTTTAAAGGCTATTATCAAATCTCTTTTCGTATATAAATTGCCCAGAATAAGAATTGGTTTTATAACTCCTGAAGAACGAAGTTTAATCCCTTCTTTTAATGTGGCAACTCCTAATTGCGAAGCTCCACCTTTAATAGCATAATCAGATACTACTTTTGCATCATGACCATATCCATCAGCTTTTACAACTGCCATAAATTGACAATTTTTACTTAATTTCGATCTTAACTGCCTTACATTTGTTTCTATTGCTTTACCTTTAACTTCAATCCATGCTCTTTGTTTTGGATCTATATCTTTTTCAAAGGTTGCATATTTATCGAAATTAAAAACCTGATTTGATTGCCGAATTTGCATTAACTTTGCACAATTATATGCGCTTATTGAAATATACAGTTAGCATGACATGTAAATCGAATTTTGGCATGGGCCAGACTCTAGTTTTAAATGCTTCTTATGAACCTCTAAACATCACATCGTGGCGAAGAGCTGTTATTTTGATGATCAAAGGTAAAGCAGAAAGCCTAGAAGAAGATAAATCATATTCAATACATTGTGGAAGAAAATTACCTACTGTTATAAGACTCCGTTACTACGTCAAAGTACCTTTTAGAGAGGTCTCTTTAACAAGAAAAAATATTCTTCTAAGAGATAATAATTCTTGCCAATACTGTAACTATAGAGGT
Encoded here:
- the alr gene encoding alanine racemase, giving the protein MQIRQSNQVFNFDKYATFEKDIDPKQRAWIEVKGKAIETNVRQLRSKLSKNCQFMAVVKADGYGHDAKVVSDYAIKGGASQLGVATLKEGIKLRSSGVIKPILILGNLYTKRDLIIAFKNDLMPTISGMRECLICNNIGKHFGLKFSLHLKVDTGMSRLGFECNKFVQNFEKITSFENIIIEGIYSHLSSADEDNSLNPKSSAQRQKFKFQELLKQIYVYKNHNIKIHLANSAAMLIKKDFHFDMVRVGLSMYGYSPLSKIDENLSLKPALFLKVKVAFIRIIDRGVSVSYGGKFVSSRKTKLAVLSIGYADGVPRNLSGKINVIHNNKLYPQVGSITMDQMMVDITGSNEINIGTTMVLLGSDGDKVISPVDWARESNTIPWEILCSFKNRLPRVQVD
- a CDS encoding HNH endonuclease, with amino-acid sequence MRLLKYTVSMTCKSNFGMGQTLVLNASYEPLNITSWRRAVILMIKGKAESLEEDKSYSIHCGRKLPTVIRLRYYVKVPFREVSLTRKNILLRDNNSCQYCNYRGNDLSIDHVLPRSRGGTDNWENVTTACLRCNVQKGNRTPEEANMPLKRKPYRPLSNLNFEATRQIDSGRHKEWSKYVIGVAV